One window of Trichomycterus rosablanca isolate fTriRos1 chromosome 2, fTriRos1.hap1, whole genome shotgun sequence genomic DNA carries:
- the LOC134309240 gene encoding arf-GAP with coiled-coil, ANK repeat and PH domain-containing protein 2-like: protein MADKQKRRENQRASLMQRFFCWPVCLTRPRTSSQDDLNEDSRQKYDVDRENRIVMEGFLFKRASNVFKTWNRRWFMIKDNQLIYKSKSKHEATVLIEDLRLCTFEHCENIRHGFHFQLVSPTKKCFLKADSEKIGQAWIKVIQNIITKPDDADRSDSSEVTPSENH from the exons ATGGCTGATAAACAGAAGAGACGTGAGAACCAACGTGCTTCTTTAATGCAGAGATTCTTTTGTTGGCCGGTTTGTCTGACCCGTCCTCGGACGTCTTCTCAGGACGACCTGAATGAGGACAGCAGACAGAAATACGATGTGGACAGAGAGAACAGGATCGTTATGGAGGGATTTCTGTTCAAGAGGGCCAGCAATGTGTTTAAGACATGGAACAG GCGCTGGTTTATGATTAAGGACAATCAGCTCATTTACAAGAGCAAGTCTAAG CATGAGGCGACTGTGCTGATAGAAGATCTGAGATTGTGTACGTTTGAACACTGTGAGAACATCAGACACGGCTTTCACTTCCAGCTGGTTTCACCCACTAA gaagTGTTTTTTGAAAGCTGATTCAGAGAAGATTGGACAGGCTTGGATCAAAGTCATACAGAACATCATTACCAAGCCTGATGATGCTGACAGATCAGACAGCTCGGAGGTAACACCTTCTGAGAATCATTGA
- the LOC134301783 gene encoding serine/threonine-protein kinase pim-1-like: MGGHKRRDTLDRKSSSSAVSSDSDQHQKASGASASVAEISLGEVIFECAAELNDSDASVESGGKYSTYSSSGVCSVGAEEEILTDEESPEDPTTTVHFFNILNHEESFDCCYTVGELLGEGGCGAVYAGVCNADEKQVAVKYVLKDPRDRFITIPGETYPLPAEVALMKMVSKPPQCNSVLKLLDWFDTPEYYILILERPIPCMDLFDFIEQFPMNELVAQLIMWQVVLAAIHCHDCGVFHRDIKPENLLVNTDTLEVKLIDFGCGDLHKETAYTSFSGTKSYAPPEWIVEEEMYGCPATVWSLGVLLYSIVCGEMPFGDEEEIVDGSLDFLPELSETCCHLISRCLEKMPEKRLSLTEILQHEWFSENSMRLGQLYG, translated from the exons atgggcggacacaaacgcagagat ACACTAGACAGGAAGTCGTCATCGTCTGCAGTTAGTTCAGACTCAGATCAGCACCAAAAAGCATCTGGAGCTTCAG CCTCTGTAGCTGAGATCAGCCTTGGTGAAGTGATCTTTGAATGTGCTGCTGAGTTGAATGACTCTGATGCCTCTGTTGAGAGCGGTGGTaagtacagtacatacagcTCTTCAGGGGTTTGTTCAGTAGGTGCAGAAGAAGAAATCCTGACCGATGAAGAAAGCCCAGAGGATCCAACCACCACCGTTCATTTCTTCAACATCCTGAACCATGAAG agagttttgatTGTTGCTACACTGTGGGAGAGCTGCTGGGAGAAGGAGGCTGTGGTGCGGTTTATGCTGGAGTTTGTAATGCAGATGAGAAACAG GTTGCCGTGAAATATGTACTGAAGGATCCCCGCGACAGATTCATCACTATT CCTGGAGAGACGTACCCACTTCCTGCGGAGGTGGCGTTAATGAAGATGGTATCCAAGCCACCTCAGTGTAATTCTGTGCTGAAGCTACTGGACTGGTTTGACACGCCCGAGTACTACATCCTAATCCTGGAGCGACCCATCCCCTGTATGGACCTCTTTGACTTCATTGAACAATTCCCAATGAATGAACTTGTGGCTCAGCTCATCATGTGGCAGGTGGTTCTGGCTGCAATTCACTGCCACGATTGTGGAGTTTTTCACCGGGACATCAAGCCAGAAAATCTTCTGGTGAACACCGACACACTGGAGGTCAAGCTGATCGACTTTGGCTGTGGGGACTTACACAAGGAAACAGCGTACACCTCATTTTCAG GCACTAAGTCATACGCTCCACCTGAGTGGATAGTTGAGGAGGAAATGTATGGCTGCCCTGCTACTGTGTGGAGTCTGGGCGTACTCCTGTACTCCATAGTTTGTGGAGAGATGCCGTTCGGGGACGAAGAGGAGATTGTTGATGGGAGCCTGGACTTTTTACCTGAACTTTCTGAAA CTTGCTGCCATCTGATAAGTAGGTGTCTGGAAAAAATGCCTGAAAAACGTCTCAGCCTTACAGAAATCCTTCAGCATGAGTGGTTTTCAGAGAACAGTATGAGGTTAGG GCAGCTGTATGGATGA